Proteins from one Danaus plexippus chromosome 18 unlocalized genomic scaffold, MEX_DaPlex mxdp_20, whole genome shotgun sequence genomic window:
- the LOC116773074 gene encoding ribosome-releasing factor 2, mitochondrial, with product MKSFILLNTYRKLFGNAFLRRYYRLYSTEKIKEKNSIDKIRNIGILAHIDAGKTTTTERMLFYSGTIRSMGEVHHGNTVTDYMEQERQRGITITSAAVSFPWRDHQINLIDTPGHIDFTMEVELSLAVLDGAVVVLDGSAGVEAQTLTVWRQASGYKLPRIVYVNKLDRSDADAEACAISVQDKLHALPLLLHIPVKMDGRLVGLIDLVTLEEIIWTQGRGKNYTQRKLTEVSDGHKWEYAINRHRTLIDTLSSIDDKLAETIIQQESLDNIEAKEIEDAIRRCTLDMKGFPVLCGSSYKNIGVQTLIDGVISYLPSPSERTGVYNSFGNDLCARAFKVQHDDQRGVLTFLRLYSGEILKGQKIYNVARGTSEQTGSLSVALADDYQPAESLSAGNIAVVSGLKTTMTGDLVTSSQSAARRAREKLVATLKDPRAQDDMLVPSARVKLQAMDTEPTTEEVADVMLGIGTSIPEPVFLCSIEPPGPGQLGALETALEELVREDPSLRVHTDEDTGQMVLAGMGELHLEIIKERIIREYKIDVELGTPQISYREMLEGSAKDRLVVDRKIGNARQTVTVVLSAKTVRGVAADRVLKLDKTAESAANLAHVHPRTMSAVSRGVAAALRRGPRLACPLVDTQVTLHWLEVGRGTSESVVSATVSQCLRRVFSSAGSVLLEPVMFLQLVVPETHSARLLADLTRRRADQLQVTLRRDNKVIECVAPLSRLVGYSAAVRSLSSGLASFSMQFYEYRQMSPHDEEEAVRDVTGF from the exons atgaaaagttttatctTACTAAATACCTATAGGAAATTATTCGGCAATGCCTTTTTACGTAGATATTACAGGTTGTATAGTACGGAAaagattaaagaaaaaaattccattgataaaataagaaacatcGGTATATTGGCTCATATCGATGCAG gcaaaacaacaacaacagaGCGTATGCTATTTTACTCCGGTACTATACGATCGATGGGAGAGGTCCACCACGGAAACACTGTCACAGACTACATGGAGCAGGAGAGACAAAGAGGAATAACTATCACtt CTGCAGCGGTGTCTTTTCCATGGCGAGACCATCAAATCAACCTCATTGATACTCCGGGTCACATAGATTTCACCATGGAGGTGGAACTGAGTCTGGCTGTACTCGATGGTGCTGTGGTTGTGCTGGATGGCTCCGCAG GAGTAGAGGCTCAAACATTGACTGTATGGCGTCAGGCCAGTGGGTACAAGCTGCCCCGGATAGTCTATGTTAACAAGCTGGATCGAAGTGATGCTGATGCTGAAGCCTGTGCTATCTCAGTTCAAGACAAGCTGCATGCGCTGCCACTCCTGCTCCATATACCTGTCAAAATGGACGGGAGGCTGGTTG GACTTATAGATTTAGTAACTCTAGAAGAGATTATTTGGACCCAGGGTCGAGGGAAAAACTACACACAACGAAAACTGACCGAAGTGTCCGACGGACACAAATGGGAATACGCGATAAACAGACACAGAACACTCATAGACACACTCTCCTCTATAGACGATAAGTTGGCAGAGACAATAATACAACAGGAGTCGCTGGACAACATCGAGGCGAAAGAAATCGAAGACGCCATTAGACGATGTACGTTAGACATGAAAGGCTTCCCAGTTCTCTGCGGCAGCTCCTACAAGAACATCGGAGTTCAGACTCTCATAGACGGCGTCATATCATACTTACCGTCTCCCTCAGAAAGGACTGGGGTTTATAACAGTTTTGGCAACGACCTCTGCGCGAGAGCCTTCAAGGTTCAACACGACGACCAGCGAGGGGTTCTGACCTTCCTCAGGCTGTACAGCGGGGAGATCCTCAAAGGCCAGAAGATATATAACGTAGCCAGAGGAACGAGCGAACAG ACAGGGTCTCTGTCGGTGGCCTTGGCGGACGACTACCAGCCCGCGGAGAGCCTCTCCGCCGGGAACATCGCCGTCGTCAGCGGACTCAAG ACGACCATGACGGGTGACTTGGTAACTTCAAGCCAGTCAGCCGCCCGCCGCGCGAGGGAGAAGCTCGTCGCCACACTCAAGGATCCCAGAGCCCAAGACGACATGCTGGTGCCCAGCGCCAGGGTGAAGTTACAGGCGATGGACACGGAGCCAACTACCGAGGAAGTCGCTGACGTGATGCTGGGCATCG GTACCAGTATCCCGGAGCCAGTGTTCCTGTGTTCTATAGAGCCCCCAGGTCCAGGACAGCTGGGGGCTCTGGAGACTGCTCTGGAGGAGCTGGTCAGAGAGGACCCCAGCCTGAGGGTGCACACCGACGAGGACACGGGCCAGATGGTGCTCGCGG GTATGGGTGAACTTCACCTGGAGATCATCAAGGAGCGCATCATCAGGGAGTACAAGATCGACGTTGAGCTGGGAACTCCTCAGATCTCGTACAGGGAGATGCTGGAGGGCTCGGCCAAGGATAGGCTGGTTGTGGACCGGAAGATAGGGAACGCCAGGCAGACGGTGACGGTCGTGCTGTCGGCCAAAACCGTCCGAGGCGTCGCAGCTGACAGAGTATTAAA ACTGGACAAGACGGCTGAGAGTGCAGCCAACCTCGCCCACGTGCACCCTCGCACCATGAGCGCCGTGAGCCGGGGCGTCGCCGCAGCGCTGCGGAGAGGACCCCGCCTAGCCTGTCCG CTGGTGGACACTCAAGTGACGCTGCACTGGCTGGAGGTGGGGCGCGGCACGTCCGAGAGCGTGGTCTCCGCGACCGTGTCTCAGTGTTTGCGGCGCGTGTTCTCGTCCGCTGGGTCCGTACTCCTGGAGCCGGTCATGTTCCTGCAGCTGGTCGTGCCGGAGACGCACTCCGCCCGCCTCCTGGCTGACCTGACGAGACGCCGCGCCGACCAGTTGCAGGTCACGCTGAGACGAGACAATAAG GTGATAGAGTGTGTGGCGCCCCTCTCCCGGCTGGTGGGATACTCCGCCGCTGTAAGGTCTCTCAGCTCGGGTCTGGCTTCCTTCTCCATGCAGTTCTACGAGTACCGCCAGATGTCGCCGCACGACGAGGAGGAGGCCGTGCGTGACGTCACCggattttaa
- the LOC116773157 gene encoding AMP deaminase 2-like, producing the protein MFGTSKDVKNWNRERSETRRNQWGSTRMKIRGPGDGPRRSVPFQRISITGIHITGVPLDDLKRSASFLINALSLRKNYMEISNQSFPDDLAYYLTHNECPPYFNDNKEKPQNNEAYLRFHPDLDEKYCDLTTCSSEELLNFQQIDRHNLRSETDLLLPGTLSTIYSKFTRIQDSQEDLQDEGPGDEDPWNCPTPPDRHLVYRWKHGVVQVYKNKEDAYENKKMNYRYLSFKQYVEDMSLLTDMISDGPLKSFCYRRLSYLSSKFKMHVLLNELHELALQKAVPHRDFYNVRKVDTHIHAASCMNQKHLLRFIKRTLRAQPGQVVALRDGLPITLKAVFEEMQLDAYDLNVDILDVHADRNTFHRFDRFNAKYNPVGESRLREVFLKTDNYMNGAYFADILKEVISDLEDSKYTYAEPRISVYCKRASEWGELAAWALRRRVYSSHVRWLVQVPRLYDVYRINNLLKNFQEFLNNLFDPLFKVSIDPHSNPELHKFLTHVIGFDSVDDESKPENPNLTENMKTPEEWDDEENPPYAYYLYYMYANIVMLNQLRKEQGLNTFVLRPHCGEAGPPAHLCAAFLLAENISHGLILRKVPALQYIYYLSQIFIAMSPLSNNSLFLRYHRNPLPDYFSRGLRVTLSTDDPLQFHYTKEPLMEEYGIAAQAWKFSSCDMCELARNSVLMSGFPREMKQRWVGLTYERAGAAGNDIARTNVPDLRLTYRLETLRAELNNLFGV; encoded by the exons ATGTTTGGGACATCAAAAGATGTAAAAAATTGGAACAGAGAGCGCAG TGAGACGCGCAGGAACCAGTGGGGCTCCACGCGCATGAAGATCCGAGGTCCTGGCGACGGACCGCGTCGCTCGGTGCCCTTCCAGCGGATCTCCATAACTGGGATACACATTACTGGG GTGCCGTTAGACGATTTAAAACGTTCGGCAAGCTTCCTAATAAACGCCCTAAGTTtgagaaaaaattacatgGAAATATCCAACCAATCATTTCCAGACGACTTGGCCTACTATCTGACCCACAACGAGTGTCCGCCTTATTTCAATGACAATAAAGAAAAGCCACAAAATAACGAAGCCTATCTCCGATTTCATC ctgATCTCGACGAGAAGTACTGTGACCTAACGACCTGCTCGTCAGAGGAACTCcttaattttcaacaaatagACAGACATAATCTGCGATCCGAGACCGATC TTCTTTTACCAGGAACGTTATCAACTATATATTCGAAGTTTACTAGGATTCAAGACAGTCAAGAAGACTTGCAAGATGAAGGACCGG GAGATGAAGACCCTTGGAACTGTCCGACTCCCCCAGACCGGCATTTAGTATATCGGTGGAAGCACGGGGTAGTGCAGgtctataaaaacaaagaagaTGCCTACGAAAACAAGAAAATGAACTATCGCTACTTGTCGTTCAAACAATACGTAGAGGACATGAGTCTCCTCACTGACATGATTTCTGATGGACCATT GAAGTCGTTTTGTTATCGCCGGCTAAGCTACCTGTCGTCGAAGTTTAAGATGCATGTGCTACTGAACGAACTACACGAGCTGGCTCTTCAAAAAGCAGTACCACACCGGGATTTCTATAACGTTAG aaAAGTAGACACGCACATCCACGCCGCGTCCTGCATGAACCAAAAGCACCTGTTGCGATTCATTAAGCGCACGCTGCGAGCTCAGCCCGGTCAGGTGGTGGCTCTGAGGGACGGCCTGCCCATAACGCTGAAGGCAGTTTTCGAGGAGATGCAGCTGGACGCATACGATCTTAATGTGGATATACTGGACGTTCACGCG GATCGCAACACGTTTCATCGGTTTGATAGATTCAATGCCAAATATAATCCAGTAGGAGAGAGCAGACTCCGAGAAGTATTTCTAAAAACTGACAATTATATGAACGGCGCCTACTTTGCAGACATTTTAAAG GAAGTGATAAGCGACTTGGAAGACAGCAAGTATACATATGCTGAACCTCGCATCTCCGTGTACTGTAAGCGGGCGTCGGAGTGGGGCGAGCTGGCCGCGTGGGCTCTGAGACGTCGCGTGTACTCCTCACACGTGCGATGGCTGGTGCAGGTGCCGAGACTATA TGATGTCTACCGCATAAACAATTTGTTGAAGAATTTTCAAGAGTTCCTGAATAACTTGTTCGATCCTCTGTTTAAGGTTTCTATTGATCCTCATTCGAATCCCGAATTACACAAGTTTCTAACT CACGTGATAGGTTTCGACAGTGTAGACGACGAGTCGAAACCAGAGAATCCAAACCTGacagaaaatatgaaaactcCAGAGGAATGGGACGATGAAGAGAATCCCCCATACGCCTACTATCTGTACTACATGTACGCGAACATTGTGATGCTAAATCAACTGAGaaa GGAACAGGGTTTGAACACGTTCGTTCTCCGGCCACATTGCGGAGAAGCCGGCCCCCCGGCTCACTTGTGTGCTGCTTTCCTGCTCGCGGAGAACATCTCACATGGACTTATATTGCGGAAA GTGCCAGCGTTGCAGTACATTTACTACTTGTCTCAGATCTTCATAGCCATGTCCCCTCTCAGTAACAACTCCTTGTTCCTTCGTTACCATCGCAACCCGCTGCCGGATTACTTTTCGCGAGGACTGAGGGTCACGCTGAGCACCGACGACCCACTGCAATTCCATTACACGAAG gaGCCTCTGATGGAGGAGTACGGCATCGCGGCCCAAGCTTGGAAGTTTAGCTCCTGTGACATGTGCGAGCTGGCGAGGAATTCCGTGCTCATGTCGGGATTCCCCCGCGAG ATGAAGCAGCGCTGGGTGGGGTTGACGTACGAGCGTGCGGGCGCGGCAGGCAACGACATCGCCCGCACCAACGTGCCCGACCTCCGGCTGACCTACCGCCTGGAGACGCTCCGGGCCGAACTCAACAATCTCTTTGGGGTGTGA